The stretch of DNA ATACCGGCCGCCGAACGGCACCGCCGGCTTCGCGCGCTCGCGCGTGAGCGGCTCGAGCCGGGTTCCCGCACCACCTGCCAGAATCATCGCCAACAGCTTTGCCATAGGCGCGGCACGTTAGCCTCGCCGACTCCGCCGACAAGAGTGCTTGCGTCAAGTCCGGGTGGTTCGTTGAGTTGACAACCGCCCAGGGGGGGGCACCCGGAGGCAACCCCCCGCGCCTGCTCGATGGGCGCGGCGCAGTGTTACCTACATGGCTTCCGCTCCCCGAAGCGTGCTAATTCTGGGTCTCGATGGCTGCCGATGAAACTCGGGTCACCAAGATCTCCACGATTACCGTCGGAAAGGCAGCCAATCGGGATTGCTGCCTCGTCCAGATCCACGGTCCGGAGCTGGGGAAGAAGTATGTCCTGGAGAGCGAGGAGTACACGCTCGGCCGCGATGAGGGGAACCACATCGTCGTGGACCTGGACAACGTCTCGCGCCGGCACGCGCGCATCCTCGTGCGGCAAGGCCGCATGTTCGTCGAGGACCTGGGGTCCACCAACGGCACCTACCTGAATGACGAGGAGGTGCGCCAGCCCCAGCCGCTGCGCAGCGGCGACCTCGTCAAGGTGGGCGGCTCCATCTTCAAGTTCCTCGATGGCGACAACATCGAGACCCAGTACCACGAGACCATCTACACGCTCACCATCTCGGATGGCCTCACCGGGGTGAGCAACAAGCGCTACTTCCTCGAGTACCTCGAGCGGGAGATGGGGCGCTCGCACCGCTACCACCGGGCGCTGTCGCTGATGATCTTCGACATCGACCACTTCAAGAAGATCAACGATGTGCACGGGCACCTGGCCGGGGACCACGTGCTGCGCGAGCTGGCGCAGTCGGTCAAGCGCCTGGTGCGCCGCGAGCAGTGCTTCGCGCGCTACGGCGGCGAGGAGTTCGCGCTGGTGATGCCCGAGGACGGGCCGGACAAGGCGCGGCTGTTCGCGGAGAAGATCCGCAAGCTCATCGAAGAGAAGACGTTCATGTTCGAGGACAAGGAGATTCCGGTCACCATCTCCATCGGCGTGGCCGACATGACGGCGGACATGACCGAGCCCTCCCAGTTCATCAAGGTCTCGGACGCGAACCTGTACAAGGCGAAGAAGTCCGGGCGGAACCGGGTCATCGGGTAAGCGCCGGTGGCGGACAGCGGTCCATCGAAGTGGCTCCGGGCCGTGTTCGTGCTGGGGGGCCTGGCGCTGCTGGGGCTGGCCGCGGTGTGGCCCTCGCTGCCCAGGCGGGGCCCTTCCCGGGTCGAGGTGGGCGAGGCGCTGACCGGGGTGAACACCGGCCAGTCCTACGCGTGGGTGCTCAAGACCGAGGACGGCGCGGTGCTCGTGGACGCGGGGGGAGACGCGGAGGGCAAGGCGCTGCTCCAGGAGCTGTCCGCGCAGGGGCTGAGCCCCGAGGACGTGCACAGCATCCTCATTACCCATGGCCACATTGACCACTGGGCCGGTGCGCACCTGTTTCCCAACGCGCGGGTGTGGGTGGGGCCGGGCGAGACCGCCATCCTCCTGGGCCGGGTTCCCCTGAAGAGCCCCGTGGGCCGGTTGACCGGCCTGCTGCCCCGGCCCCCGGTGCCCGCTCAGCTGGAAGCGGCGCGGGACGGGGAGGAGCTGGACCTGGACGGGGAGAAGGTGCTCGCCCTCCACGTGCCGGGGCACACCCCGGGCAGCATGATGTACCTGTGGCGGGACGTCCTCTTCACCGGGGACTCGCTCGTGCACAGCAACAGCGGCCTGGCCCCCGCGCCCCTCATCATGTCGGAGAGCCGGGCGCAGAACGTCGCGTCCCTGCGCAAGCTGGCCGAGGTGCCCTTCACGCGCACGGCGGATGGGCACTCGGGCGTCACGGACAACGCCCGCGAGGCGCTGCGCGGGCTGCTGCGCTAGGTCAGGTGCCCTCGCGCTTCTCCGCGAGGTGGCCCTTGATGCCCGGCAGGCTCTTGGGCGGCATCTTCGTGTAGATGTACTGGACCGTGTCGTGCAGCGTCTGCTGCGGGTCTCTCGCCACGAAGCCCAGCTCGCGCTCCGCCTTCGTGGCGTCCAGGTAGAAGTAGTGCTCGCCGATGTCCACTTCCTGGGGGTCCAGGATGGCTTCCGAGCCCCGCATCTTCGCCCAGCGCTCCAGCACGTGGGCCCCCAGGACGTTGAGCTGGGAGGGCAGGCGGAGCCGGGGCGCCGCCACACCGGTGAGCCGCTCCAGCCGGTCGAAGAAGTCCGTCATGGACATGTTCACGCCCATCAGGTGGCGGCCGTAGAGCTCCCCGCGCGTCAGCGCCTGGAAGAAGCCTTCGGCCGCGTCCCGGGCGTCCACGAAGGACATGCCGCCGCCGGGCATGGCGGGCAGCTCCCGGTTGAGGAACTTCACCACCGTCCACGTGGAGGAGAGCCGGTCATCCCCGGGCCCCATCAGCAGGCTCGGGTTGAGCACCACCAGGGGGATGGCGTGCTTGCGGCAGAACTCGAGCGTCAGCTTCTCCTCGTAAATCTTCGAGAGGTAGTACGGCCAGCGCCCCACCACGGTGATGGGATAGTCATCCGCCTCGGTGCCGATGCGCTCGTCCTTGGAGACGGCGATGGTGCCGGAGGTGGAGGCGAGGATGAAGCGCTTCACCCCGGCCTCGCGCACGTCCTTGAGCAGCTCGCGCGTGGCGTCCACGTGCAGCGAGTACATCTGCCGCGCGTCCCGGTCCCGGAAGGAGACGAGCCCCGCCAGGTGGTAGACGGCCTCCACGCCCTGCAGCGCGCGGCGCACCGCCTCGCGGTCCTTCAGGTCGCCGGGGATGTACTCCGCCCGGGCCAGGCTGGGCAGGGTGGGCTTGGAGCGGCCAATGAGGCGGACGTCATGGCCCGCGTCGAGCAGCTTGGGCACCAGGTGGATGCCCAGAAAACCGGTGCCTCCCGTCACGAGCAGCTTCACGCGTCATGTCCTCCGCTGGGACTGAGGGCCTTGCGCTGCTCCTGCGGCGTGGCCTGGGCGTCGATGTTCAGCACATGGCCTTCCTTGAGCGCCTTCACGGAGTCCTCCGCCAGCCGCGTGGCGTAGCGGTAGCTCTCCGAGCGCGACATGCCCTGCGTCAGGTTCCGCAGGTCCGTGTGCTTCAGCGCGGGGCCGATGTGGACCTCGAGCTTCTTCGACTTCGGGAAGAGGGTCCCCTTGGGGAGCGCCTCGTAGGTGCCCCGCAGGTAGAGCGGCAGCACGTCCACCTCATACGTGAGCGCCAGGTAGCCCAGGGTGGGCTTGAACTCCAGCAGCTCTCCGGAGGGCGAGCGCGTGCCCTCCGGGAAGATGAGCAGGTTGTAGCCCAGCCGGAGCGACTCCCCGGCGAGCCGCAGCGACTCGCGCAGGCTGCCGTGCCGGTCCATGGGGATGAGGTCCGTGAAGTTCTCGAAGTAGGCGCGCTTGAGCGGCGTGTCGAAGAAGTAGTCCCGGGCCGCCAGGGCCACCAGCTTCTGGCCCTGCTCCTTGAGCACCGTGCGGATGAGCCCCGCGTCCAGGTGGCTCACGTGGTTGGCGATGACGAGGAAGTTGCGGTTCTGCGGCACGAACGGCCGGCCCGTCACCTTCACGTCGAACACGCCGCCGTAGAGCACCTGCTGGCCGAAGGTGAGCAGCTGCCGGCCCAGGTCCGCCGCGAGCTGGGGCACTGGAATCTCCACCTCCTCGGAGCGCTTGTTCTCCTCGGAGATCTCCTTCGCCCGGGTCTCCGCCGCGGGCCGCTTGCCCGAGGCGACGATGAGCTTGCGCAGGTCCTCCACGGTGTTCACCTGCGTCAAGTCGTTCACCGCGGGCAGGGGGACTCCCGCCTGCTCCAGCGCCACGGACAGCTCGGTGAGCATGAGCGAGTCGAAGCCCAGGTCTCCGGCCAGGTGCGCCTCGGGGCGCACGTCCGACAGTGGGCGGTTCACCACCTCGGCGACGAGCGGGTAGAGCCAGTCGCTCACGCCGCCCGTGGAGGGATGGGCCACCTTCTCGCGGGCCTTCTCTCCGCTGGAGGCCAGCCGCTCCAGGCGCTTGAGCTCCTCCACCACCAGCTTGCGCTTCACCTTGCGCGTGGAGGTGCGCGGCAGCTCTCCGTCCCAGAAGCGCAGGACCTTCACGCGCCGGTAGAAGGGCATCTCCGCGCTCGCCTGCCGGAAGTGGGCCTCCAGCTCGCGGCGCACTTCCTCGCGCGGCCGGTCCTTGTAGTCCGGCACGCACAGGCAGGCGACCTTCTCGCCCCCGGCCTCGTCCGGCAGGCCGACGATGGACAGCTCCTTGATGTGCTCGTGGGTGCTGTACTGCTCCTCGAGCTCGTCCGGGTAGACGTTCTTCCCGTTGGCATCGATGATGACGTCCTTCTTGCGGCCCATCAGGTACAGCCGCCCCTCGTCATCCAGCCGTCCCAGGTCTCCCGTGTAGAGCCAGCCGTCCTTGAGGACGGCCTCGGTGGCCTCGCGGTCCCCGAAGTAGCCCGCCATGATGTTGGGGCCCTTGGCCAGCACCTCGCCGATGCCGTCGTTGTCCGGCTGGTCGATGCGGAACTCGATGCCGGGCAGGGCCTTGCCCACCGTGCCAGGCTGGCGCTTGTTGGTGCCCTCCGCCACGGACAGCACGGGCGCCGCCTCGGTCAGGCCGTAGCCCTCGGTGATGTTGAAGCCGAAGGCGTGGAAGGCCTTGTGCACATCGTCCGGCAGCGCCGAGCCGCCCGACACCAGGAACTTGATGCGCCCGCCGAACTTGCGGTGCACTGGCCAGAACAGCAGCTTGCCCAGGTTGATGGAGCTGCGGTTGCGGAGCTCCCCGTGCGTCGCCTGGAGCGCCTTGATGGCCTGCTCGACGATGGGGGGACGGGAGGAGAGCTCCTGGGTGATTTTCCGGTGCAGGAGCTGCCACACGGCCGGCACGCCGATCATCGCCGTCACCCGGCCGGTCTCGAACACGTCGCCCAGCCGGTCCGCGGTCAGCTCGTCGATGTAGGAGATCTCCGCGCCCCGGGAGAACGGGGTGAGGAAGCCGGCGGAGAACTCGAAGGTGTGGTGCAGCGGGAGGATGGACAGCAGCCCATCGCCCACGCCGATGGAGAACGCCCCGGCCAGCTTCGCCACCAGCGAGGCGAAGTTGCGGTGCGTGAGCATCACGCCCTTGGGGTTGCCCGTGGTGCCCGAGGTGAAGATGAGGCTCGCCACGTCGTCGGCCGCGGCCGACTTGCGCACCGGCCCGATGCCATCCGGGTAGGCGGGGTCGCCGCTCATGGCCTCGGCGAGGCTGAGCACCTGGCTGGGGTTCTCCCCCGAGGTGAGCGCGGGGGCCAGGCCGGGGTACTCCTCGAAGGACTGGTCCGACAGCAGGCACACGCGCGCCTGGGAGCGGCGGGCGATGTTGAGCACCTCCGCCTCGGTGAGCGCCGGGTCCACGGGCACCACGGTGGCGCCCGCGCGCAGGATGCCGAAGTACGCCGTGCCCCACTCGGGCCGGTTCTCCGACACCAGCAGCACCCGGTCCCCGTGCTTCACGCCCGCGCGCAGGAGCGCGCTGCCAATGCGGCCCGCGTAGCGGTGCACCTCGCCGTAGGTGAGGCGCTCCTCGCGCTCGCCGGAGACCATGCGGAAGGCCACCCGGTGCCGCCACGCGTGCACGGACGCATCGAAGAGCTCCAGCAGGTCGCGGTGCGCGGCGATGACGGTGCGCCGCTTCGTCTCCTCCTCCAGGCCGGGGAAGACGAACTTCTCCAGGCCGGGAAGGTGCGTCTCCATCCAGTACTCGCGCCAGTCGATGTTCGCCGGATCCCAGGGAATCTTCGCCCGGTCCGAGGGCAACATCCGCGTGTAGACGGAGCGCGTGTTGTCACAGCGGAAGACGTAGCGGTTCTCCCAGAGGAAGGGCATGAACAGCTCGATGAGCTGGCTGAGGCTGGAGGCCTGATCCTCCACGTCGTCCAGCTTCACCTTCGCCCGGTCCAGCAGGGCCTGCACGGCGGGAGCGCCCCAGGTGGGCCGCATCTCGTCGATGGCTTGCTTGAGCAGGCGCGCGCCCTTCACGAAGGCGGGCGCGCTGAGGTTCTCGAAGTGCTGGCGCGTGACGGGCTGCGGCTCGATGCGCGCGCGGACCGCGTTGAGCAGCGCGTTGCCGCCTTCCTTGCGGCGGTAATAGCGGCGGCGGTAGAGCCCCACCAGCTCCACGGAGCGGCTGGCGTAGAACGGGTTCTCGTCGCCGGAGGCCAGGTGGTAGACGCGCCGCTCGTGCACCGTGAGGGCGTGCGCGGTGATGCCCAGGGTGGCGCCGGCCACCTGGTCCACCGGGATGATGTCCAGGATGGTCTTGAACCCGGCGGGGATGCCGCGCTGGCCCTTGATGCCGGCGAAGGCCAGGGGCGCCGAGGTGGTGAAGCCCTCGTTCCACCCCGGGAAGGGGAAGTGGCGCGAGGTCTCCACGATGGAGGGCCGGACGATGGAGTAGCGCAGGCCCGGCGTGGCGGCCATGACCTGCTCGCCCAGGCTCTTGGTGTACGTGTACGTGTTGGGCCAGCCCCAGTGCTGGGCGCGCTCCATGCCGGCGCGCACCAGCTCGGTGGTGAGCCACAGCTTGCGCTCGCGGCCCACCGCCAGGCGCAGCGTCTTCTCGTCCCGGCTGTCGCGGCCTTCCTCGGCCAGCCGGTCCAGCGCCTTCTTGCGGAACAGCGAGGTGAGGGCCTTGTCGTCGGCCTGCTCGCGCAGCCGCGCCACGATGCGCTCGGCGTCCTTCAGCTCCTGCTCCAGGCTGAAGTCGCGCCCATCCAGCTCGTCCTTCTTCGGGAAGTAGCCGGCCACCTCCTCGTCCTCGAACACGAGGCCGCTGCGGTTGCCCGCCACGAAGGCGGTGGACATGTGGATGAGCGGGGCGCTCCACTGGAGCGCCAGGTCCACCGAGTACTTCACCCCGTGGGTGTTGACGTTGAGGCCCACCTCCAGCGAGGGGTTGAAGGACACCAGGCCCGCGCAGTTGACGATGGCGGCGACCTTGCCGGTCAGCTCTTCGGCCTGTGCCTCGGTGAGGCCCATGCGCGGATCGGTGATGTCTCCATCCAGCACCTGGCACTTCTGCCGGATGAACGCCATCGCGGCCTCGTCGCCCAGCGCGTCCCGGAGCGGCTGGAACGGCTCGCTGGGGGCCACCTTGTCGAAGAAGCGGCGCTCGGCGGACGCGGCGCTGCCCTTGCGGACGAGCACGTAGACCTTGTCCAGCGCCTGCCCGTAGTGGGTCAGGAGCATGGAGAGGGTCACCTTGCCCACGAAGCCGGTGGAGCCTGCGAACAGCAGGCGCTTACCGGAGAAGGCTTGAGAGACGTTCAGTTCGGGCAGCTGGCTCATGTCCAACTCGGGGCGCCAGGGGCGCGGTTCAGAGCTTCACATCCGCGAGCAGGGTGGGCGCGATGCGGAGCAGGCTGATGGTGGCCGAGCGGCCCATGAAGCCGCGGGCCTCTTCGATGGCCTCGGTGAGGGTGTCGGTCCGGTCCCAGCCGAGCAGGGCGGGCACGTGGTTGTTCTCCGCGCCGGCGACGATGACCTTGCCCACGTGCTGGCGGCCGTTCTCGCCCCAGTACCACATGTAGAAGGGGTGCACGCCGTGGTAGGCGTTGCCCTTGCGGTACAGGTGCACGTAGCTGGGGTTCTCCGCGAACTCGCGCTCGTACTTGTGCTGCAGCTTCATCGAGTCCCGCGTCTCCGGGAGGATGCGGTTGAAGAACTCGATGTAGCTGGGGTGGTGCTCGGGATCGAACTCGTCGTAGGCCGGGTGCAAGAGGATGAGCACGCCGCCCTTCTTCACCAGCGGAATGCCGCGGTTGAGGTTGAAGAAGTAGCCCAGCCCCATCACCTGCACGAGCAGCGGGTTGAGGATGGAGT from Stigmatella aurantiaca encodes:
- a CDS encoding MBL fold metallo-hydrolase produces the protein MADSGPSKWLRAVFVLGGLALLGLAAVWPSLPRRGPSRVEVGEALTGVNTGQSYAWVLKTEDGAVLVDAGGDAEGKALLQELSAQGLSPEDVHSILITHGHIDHWAGAHLFPNARVWVGPGETAILLGRVPLKSPVGRLTGLLPRPPVPAQLEAARDGEELDLDGEKVLALHVPGHTPGSMMYLWRDVLFTGDSLVHSNSGLAPAPLIMSESRAQNVASLRKLAEVPFTRTADGHSGVTDNAREALRGLLR
- a CDS encoding GGDEF domain-containing protein yields the protein MAADETRVTKISTITVGKAANRDCCLVQIHGPELGKKYVLESEEYTLGRDEGNHIVVDLDNVSRRHARILVRQGRMFVEDLGSTNGTYLNDEEVRQPQPLRSGDLVKVGGSIFKFLDGDNIETQYHETIYTLTISDGLTGVSNKRYFLEYLEREMGRSHRYHRALSLMIFDIDHFKKINDVHGHLAGDHVLRELAQSVKRLVRREQCFARYGGEEFALVMPEDGPDKARLFAEKIRKLIEEKTFMFEDKEIPVTISIGVADMTADMTEPSQFIKVSDANLYKAKKSGRNRVIG
- a CDS encoding NAD-dependent epimerase/dehydratase family protein, with amino-acid sequence MKLLVTGGTGFLGIHLVPKLLDAGHDVRLIGRSKPTLPSLARAEYIPGDLKDREAVRRALQGVEAVYHLAGLVSFRDRDARQMYSLHVDATRELLKDVREAGVKRFILASTSGTIAVSKDERIGTEADDYPITVVGRWPYYLSKIYEEKLTLEFCRKHAIPLVVLNPSLLMGPGDDRLSSTWTVVKFLNRELPAMPGGGMSFVDARDAAEGFFQALTRGELYGRHLMGVNMSMTDFFDRLERLTGVAAPRLRLPSQLNVLGAHVLERWAKMRGSEAILDPQEVDIGEHYFYLDATKAERELGFVARDPQQTLHDTVQYIYTKMPPKSLPGIKGHLAEKREGT
- a CDS encoding AMP-binding protein, producing MSQLPELNVSQAFSGKRLLFAGSTGFVGKVTLSMLLTHYGQALDKVYVLVRKGSAASAERRFFDKVAPSEPFQPLRDALGDEAAMAFIRQKCQVLDGDITDPRMGLTEAQAEELTGKVAAIVNCAGLVSFNPSLEVGLNVNTHGVKYSVDLALQWSAPLIHMSTAFVAGNRSGLVFEDEEVAGYFPKKDELDGRDFSLEQELKDAERIVARLREQADDKALTSLFRKKALDRLAEEGRDSRDEKTLRLAVGRERKLWLTTELVRAGMERAQHWGWPNTYTYTKSLGEQVMAATPGLRYSIVRPSIVETSRHFPFPGWNEGFTTSAPLAFAGIKGQRGIPAGFKTILDIIPVDQVAGATLGITAHALTVHERRVYHLASGDENPFYASRSVELVGLYRRRYYRRKEGGNALLNAVRARIEPQPVTRQHFENLSAPAFVKGARLLKQAIDEMRPTWGAPAVQALLDRAKVKLDDVEDQASSLSQLIELFMPFLWENRYVFRCDNTRSVYTRMLPSDRAKIPWDPANIDWREYWMETHLPGLEKFVFPGLEEETKRRTVIAAHRDLLELFDASVHAWRHRVAFRMVSGEREERLTYGEVHRYAGRIGSALLRAGVKHGDRVLLVSENRPEWGTAYFGILRAGATVVPVDPALTEAEVLNIARRSQARVCLLSDQSFEEYPGLAPALTSGENPSQVLSLAEAMSGDPAYPDGIGPVRKSAAADDVASLIFTSGTTGNPKGVMLTHRNFASLVAKLAGAFSIGVGDGLLSILPLHHTFEFSAGFLTPFSRGAEISYIDELTADRLGDVFETGRVTAMIGVPAVWQLLHRKITQELSSRPPIVEQAIKALQATHGELRNRSSINLGKLLFWPVHRKFGGRIKFLVSGGSALPDDVHKAFHAFGFNITEGYGLTEAAPVLSVAEGTNKRQPGTVGKALPGIEFRIDQPDNDGIGEVLAKGPNIMAGYFGDREATEAVLKDGWLYTGDLGRLDDEGRLYLMGRKKDVIIDANGKNVYPDELEEQYSTHEHIKELSIVGLPDEAGGEKVACLCVPDYKDRPREEVRRELEAHFRQASAEMPFYRRVKVLRFWDGELPRTSTRKVKRKLVVEELKRLERLASSGEKAREKVAHPSTGGVSDWLYPLVAEVVNRPLSDVRPEAHLAGDLGFDSLMLTELSVALEQAGVPLPAVNDLTQVNTVEDLRKLIVASGKRPAAETRAKEISEENKRSEEVEIPVPQLAADLGRQLLTFGQQVLYGGVFDVKVTGRPFVPQNRNFLVIANHVSHLDAGLIRTVLKEQGQKLVALAARDYFFDTPLKRAYFENFTDLIPMDRHGSLRESLRLAGESLRLGYNLLIFPEGTRSPSGELLEFKPTLGYLALTYEVDVLPLYLRGTYEALPKGTLFPKSKKLEVHIGPALKHTDLRNLTQGMSRSESYRYATRLAEDSVKALKEGHVLNIDAQATPQEQRKALSPSGGHDA